A stretch of Thermodesulfovibrionales bacterium DNA encodes these proteins:
- a CDS encoding DRTGG domain-containing protein — protein sequence MVPIFIASNSSYTGKTFLSLGLALNLSKQGYSVGYLKPFGRRPVKRGANLYDEDAVFIKETLSLPEPLDAVSPFVYSYETENHLFDGNVVDTRKRIMDALGMQKQRDFVIIGGAGDLLEGSTLNLDALSLIGEMKAYVLMVESWRGEASIDALVGGSRLFGERFLGGVINRVKSNVMHHVRDKIKPFVEKKGIAIFGVFQKDSLLESISVRQLNETLKGNVVCCAERLEEFVENFSIGAMDVDSALTHFRRIANKAVITGAHRADIQLAAMETSTKCIILTGGFHVNDVIIGKAQVKGIPLIAVQDDTFTTIEKIESVLGRIGIREEKKVARVGEILEDFDYARLLKALPARP from the coding sequence ATGGTTCCGATATTCATCGCATCCAATAGCAGCTACACCGGTAAGACCTTCCTCTCTCTCGGCCTTGCCCTAAACCTCTCGAAACAAGGCTACAGCGTTGGGTACTTAAAACCCTTCGGCAGGCGACCGGTCAAGAGGGGGGCGAACCTCTACGATGAAGACGCGGTCTTCATAAAGGAGACGCTCTCCCTACCCGAACCCCTTGATGCCGTCTCGCCTTTCGTCTATAGTTACGAGACAGAAAATCACCTATTCGATGGAAATGTTGTGGATACACGAAAAAGGATCATGGATGCCCTAGGCATGCAAAAACAGAGGGACTTCGTCATCATAGGCGGCGCCGGTGACCTTCTTGAAGGCTCGACACTCAATCTTGACGCCCTGAGCCTTATAGGGGAAATGAAGGCATATGTCTTGATGGTCGAATCATGGAGAGGCGAGGCCTCAATAGATGCCCTCGTGGGGGGAAGTAGGCTCTTCGGAGAGAGATTCCTCGGCGGGGTCATCAACAGGGTAAAGTCGAACGTGATGCATCATGTACGGGATAAGATCAAGCCCTTCGTCGAGAAGAAGGGCATCGCAATTTTCGGAGTATTTCAAAAGGATAGCCTCCTCGAGTCAATATCCGTACGGCAGCTGAATGAGACTCTGAAGGGGAATGTGGTCTGCTGCGCCGAAAGGCTCGAAGAATTTGTGGAGAACTTTTCGATCGGCGCGATGGATGTCGACAGCGCTCTTACGCACTTCCGCAGAATAGCGAACAAGGCGGTCATCACCGGAGCTCACAGGGCTGATATACAGCTCGCCGCCATGGAGACCTCAACGAAATGTATTATCCTAACGGGGGGATTTCATGTCAACGATGTTATCATCGGAAAGGCTCAGGTGAAGGGTATCCCTCTCATCGCTGTACAGGATGACACCTTCACCACCATAGAGAAGATAGAATCCGTTTTAGGGAGGATCGGTATCCGTGAAGAAAAAAAGGTGGCAAGGGTCGGGGAGATCCTGGAAGACTTCGATTACGCGAGGCTCCTGAAGGCGCTGCCGGCTCGTCCCTAA
- a CDS encoding DedA family protein → MELLSNFIQIFLHLDQHLDLIIRNYGTWTYAILFLIIFCETGLVVTPILPGDSLLFAAGTFAAVGSLEVASLVALLSVAAVAGNTVNYWIGHFVGPKVFHKEKVRLLNKEYLDRARRFYEKHGGKTIVVARFLPIIRTFAPFVAGIGSMNHWKFSIYNVTAGIAWVCVFVFGGYYFGNLPAVKQNFTFVILAIIIISLLPAVIEFLRHRRQSV, encoded by the coding sequence ATGGAATTATTGAGTAACTTCATTCAGATCTTTCTCCATCTCGATCAACATCTCGATCTCATCATCCGGAATTACGGCACGTGGACATACGCAATCCTCTTTCTCATCATCTTCTGCGAAACCGGTCTCGTTGTCACGCCGATTCTCCCAGGGGATTCCCTGCTCTTCGCAGCAGGCACATTTGCGGCTGTCGGCTCCCTAGAAGTTGCATCGCTTGTCGCTCTTCTCAGCGTCGCTGCTGTGGCAGGGAATACGGTCAACTATTGGATAGGACACTTCGTCGGCCCAAAGGTGTTTCACAAAGAGAAGGTTCGTTTACTCAACAAGGAGTATCTCGACCGTGCACGCCGTTTCTATGAGAAGCACGGCGGCAAGACGATCGTCGTCGCGAGATTTCTTCCGATCATCCGGACCTTTGCTCCCTTCGTTGCCGGTATAGGGTCTATGAACCACTGGAAGTTCTCGATCTATAATGTCACCGCCGGTATAGCCTGGGTCTGCGTCTTTGTGTTCGGAGGTTACTATTTCGGCAACCTCCCTGCCGTGAAACAGAACTTCACCTTTGTGATCCTCGCTATCATCATCATTTCTCTGCTGCCGGCGGTCATCGAATTTCTTCGCCACCGCCGTCAATCAGTATGA
- a CDS encoding TIGR00730 family Rossman fold protein, whose amino-acid sequence MEDLKTSETWRVFRIQSELVEGFETLHNLGPAVSIFGSSRLLPGSRYYDDAVVLAKLLADDGFAIITGGGPGVMEGANKGAKKGRAHSVGLNIEIPSEQHPNRYQDISLSFRYFFIRKLMFVKYAIAYIIFPGGFGTMDELFEALTLAQSKRIESFPIILYGSRYWAGLIDWMKNTLVPNGTIRKEDFALFSLVDKPEEVRFLINEHYRVFGGVKPEPKKRPKSTKKRE is encoded by the coding sequence ATGGAAGATCTTAAGACATCGGAAACATGGAGGGTCTTCAGAATTCAGTCGGAGCTCGTTGAGGGCTTTGAAACCCTTCATAATCTCGGTCCCGCGGTATCTATTTTCGGCAGCTCAAGGCTTTTGCCGGGCAGCAGATACTATGACGATGCCGTTGTCCTCGCGAAGTTGCTCGCCGATGACGGCTTCGCCATCATAACCGGAGGCGGCCCCGGCGTTATGGAAGGTGCGAACAAGGGAGCCAAGAAAGGCAGGGCCCATTCAGTGGGCCTCAACATAGAGATACCGTCGGAGCAGCATCCGAACCGATACCAGGACATCAGCCTCTCCTTCCGTTATTTCTTCATACGGAAACTCATGTTCGTCAAGTATGCGATAGCCTATATTATCTTCCCCGGCGGCTTCGGTACCATGGATGAACTGTTCGAGGCGCTCACCCTTGCTCAGTCGAAAAGGATAGAGTCCTTTCCGATAATCCTCTACGGTTCGAGATACTGGGCTGGTCTCATAGATTGGATGAAGAATACCCTCGTACCGAACGGCACCATCCGGAAAGAGGATTTCGCACTCTTTTCTTTGGTTGATAAGCCTGAAGAGGTTCGATTCCTCATCAACGAACATTACCGGGTCTTCGGCGGCGTCAAGCCCGAACCTAAGAAAAGACCAAAAAGCACAAAGAAAAGAGAATGA
- a CDS encoding DUF5658 family protein, which yields MNAKDSDMTNSSEIKERRSAPDRRNCPTPFASRHTFRGGQRRTVRRGTDRKKHLFVDLYSTKLWIALLTVTLLSLIDAYLTLTLIEMKIVAEANPVMAFYLGYGDNHFIVVKFLVTSVALFFLCLTQDFVVSKIALAIAIVFYLCVIIYEVQILYAFQSGLS from the coding sequence ATGAATGCAAAGGATTCGGATATGACCAATTCCTCTGAAATAAAAGAGAGACGTTCCGCTCCCGACAGGAGGAATTGCCCGACGCCCTTTGCAAGCAGACACACATTCCGCGGCGGCCAAAGGAGGACAGTCAGGAGGGGTACGGACAGAAAAAAGCATCTCTTTGTTGACCTCTACAGTACCAAACTATGGATAGCCCTTCTCACCGTGACTCTTCTTTCACTCATCGACGCTTACTTGACCCTGACCCTGATCGAAATGAAGATTGTCGCTGAGGCGAATCCGGTCATGGCCTTCTATTTGGGCTATGGCGACAATCATTTCATTGTTGTGAAATTCCTGGTCACCTCAGTTGCGCTCTTTTTTTTATGCCTCACTCAGGATTTTGTCGTCTCGAAAATTGCCTTGGCGATTGCGATAGTCTTTTATCTCTGTGTCATAATCTATGAGGTGCAAATCCTCTATGCGTTTCAGTCTGGTCTAAGTTGA
- a CDS encoding NAD(P)/FAD-dependent oxidoreductase — protein sequence MGEETLYDCIIIGAGPGGLQAAIYLGRFNRKVLLIDREGGRTSHARSIENFLTRKAISGKEIIELGLEQARSFNVQTEKGLVTKVVRKDNHFEVSTADGTYHARFVIVSSGVYDNLPSIGNLYKFLGDGLFTCIDCDGYKTTGRKLVIIGNSIKSVHLAIAMKTLFTKDTTLVLYTDKAPEEYKEVLRDEHIPLIIGRPARIMGDERIEALELEGGERIACEVIMSHFGYKLNDRFLSELGLKKDRDGFKYITSHTYESSMSGLYIVGPLNTGTDQAVIAAGEGAVAALDVNKRLLEF from the coding sequence ATGGGAGAAGAGACACTCTATGATTGCATCATAATCGGCGCCGGTCCGGGGGGCCTTCAAGCTGCCATCTATCTCGGAAGGTTTAACAGGAAGGTTCTTCTCATAGACAGGGAAGGGGGGAGAACATCACACGCGCGAAGCATAGAGAATTTTCTCACCCGGAAGGCGATTTCGGGAAAGGAGATCATTGAACTCGGCCTGGAACAGGCGCGGAGTTTTAACGTCCAAACCGAAAAGGGTCTTGTCACGAAGGTCGTTAGAAAAGATAATCACTTCGAGGTATCGACGGCCGACGGCACATACCACGCGAGATTCGTCATCGTCTCCTCCGGCGTTTATGACAATCTTCCCTCTATCGGGAATCTGTATAAATTTCTCGGTGACGGTCTCTTCACCTGCATCGACTGTGACGGCTACAAGACGACCGGAAGGAAACTGGTCATCATCGGAAATTCCATAAAGTCTGTCCACCTTGCCATAGCCATGAAAACGCTTTTCACGAAGGATACGACCCTTGTCCTTTACACTGACAAGGCTCCTGAAGAATATAAGGAGGTATTGAGAGATGAACATATTCCTTTGATCATCGGAAGGCCCGCTAGAATCATGGGAGACGAAAGGATCGAGGCGCTTGAACTCGAAGGAGGAGAAAGAATCGCCTGCGAAGTGATCATGTCGCATTTCGGGTATAAATTGAACGACCGCTTTCTTTCAGAACTCGGCCTGAAAAAGGACAGAGACGGTTTTAAGTATATCACGAGCCATACCTATGAATCCTCTATGAGCGGGTTATATATTGTCGGTCCCTTAAACACCGGAACCGACCAAGCCGTCATTGCGGCCGGTGAAGGGGCGGTTGCGGCACTTGACGTGAATAAAAGGCTGCTCGAATTCTGA
- a CDS encoding acetate--CoA ligase family protein, which yields DEILGYIEDVVDGKRFMDVAKKVTKRKPVILIKSGGTEAGARAASSHTGALSGSDAAFAAAFMQTGIIRAQGIQDLFDSALAFSSGKLPKGKRLLILTNAGGPGILAADVAERLDIELPQLRGETIHAIAPHLPPSASLYNPVDILGDATSERYSAVLDKALNDDTIDGVLVILTPQAMTDVEKTADIVIAAAKRTEKPVIASFIGELRIRASIEKLKANAIPCFPYPEVAVAAFKKLSGYSVWKETREDPIEERRSETAPVRSIIDGALRSGRYEIGEDAAMEILTHYGFTFPERGLARTAKEASALAERIGFPVVMKISSPDILHKTDVGGVKMDINSDGAAEDAFREITSNVRRLMPEAFINGVMIYEMIKGGREVILGISYDRSFGHMIMFGLGGIYVEVLKDIAFRIAPVSRRDALSMLNEIKTGALLKGARGERPVDIESVVEGILGISSLVNDFPEIRELDINPLAVLNRGAFGLDARIAFKRYGNN from the coding sequence GGATGAGATTCTCGGATACATCGAGGACGTTGTCGATGGAAAACGATTCATGGATGTGGCAAAGAAGGTGACAAAGAGGAAACCGGTCATCCTCATAAAATCGGGAGGGACCGAGGCGGGTGCAAGGGCGGCATCCTCTCATACCGGTGCCCTCTCAGGCTCTGATGCGGCGTTTGCCGCTGCATTCATGCAGACCGGGATTATCCGTGCTCAGGGCATTCAGGACCTCTTTGACAGCGCTCTCGCCTTTTCATCGGGAAAATTGCCGAAAGGAAAGAGGCTGCTCATTCTCACAAACGCCGGGGGCCCCGGAATACTCGCCGCAGATGTCGCGGAGAGGTTGGATATCGAACTGCCACAGCTGAGAGGGGAAACGATACATGCCATAGCCCCTCACCTCCCTCCAAGCGCGTCCCTTTACAACCCTGTTGATATCCTCGGGGATGCGACATCTGAAAGATACTCTGCGGTGCTGGACAAGGCCCTCAATGACGATACCATCGACGGCGTCCTCGTGATACTCACTCCTCAGGCGATGACAGACGTCGAGAAGACGGCTGATATCGTCATTGCGGCAGCGAAGAGGACCGAAAAACCGGTCATCGCTTCCTTCATCGGGGAGTTGCGGATACGGGCGTCCATAGAAAAGCTGAAGGCTAATGCGATACCGTGCTTTCCCTACCCTGAGGTCGCGGTAGCTGCGTTCAAGAAACTATCCGGTTACTCTGTCTGGAAGGAGACCCGTGAAGATCCGATAGAAGAAAGAAGATCGGAAACGGCCCCTGTAAGATCGATTATAGACGGCGCGCTCCGCTCGGGCAGATATGAGATAGGTGAAGATGCGGCCATGGAAATCCTCACCCATTATGGTTTCACCTTTCCCGAAAGGGGGCTCGCGCGAACCGCAAAAGAGGCTTCCGCATTAGCAGAGAGAATCGGGTTTCCTGTTGTCATGAAGATATCTTCCCCTGATATCCTTCATAAGACCGATGTGGGTGGTGTAAAGATGGACATCAACTCCGACGGGGCTGCTGAAGACGCATTCAGGGAGATAACATCGAATGTGAGGAGGCTCATGCCCGAAGCATTCATTAACGGCGTCATGATTTATGAGATGATAAAGGGCGGCAGAGAGGTCATACTCGGCATTTCCTATGACAGAAGCTTCGGACACATGATCATGTTCGGACTGGGGGGGATCTATGTTGAAGTCCTGAAAGACATCGCCTTCAGAATAGCTCCTGTATCACGGAGGGACGCATTGTCCATGCTGAATGAGATTAAGACAGGAGCACTCTTGAAGGGTGCTCGCGGGGAAAGGCCCGTAGACATAGAGTCGGTTGTCGAGGGGATACTCGGCATATCGTCCCTCGTGAATGATTTTCCCGAGATACGCGAACTCGACATAAACCCGCTTGCGGTTCTGAACAGGGGGGCCTTCGGACTCGATGCGAGAATAGCCTTCAAGAGATATGGCAATAATTAA
- a CDS encoding c-type cytochrome, with amino-acid sequence MMKKMMKKKFLSISVIVAAFVVGIIGGVPRANALGTYLTAFNTKYSKSWDCGVCHLAVTGGGARNSYGTAFGNVSTHSSDPSGAMDTIANSASPCTGYTFLQMINQNLYPGGHGGTLVCPTPSPTPTPTPTPTPTPTPTPAATPTPTPTPDAGMLAPTGQNQFPFAGIVSPLPSDDRAASRPLGVGPIANGGSTVEVMAALNASLSFVDIYVAFSVSTDPGNLHILNPDGSLQVVPFSVILQAIANGTLPQGVGAWMSNTMNAINAVLLGSTSISQIPPGTYTIYLMRTPAGSLANFDIYSTGFTSPDGSALYAQNCEVCHGPLATSAKRGRTAAQIQAAINGGVVSMSGLTGLTAAQIQAIADALNQPGSASLSSPSQLPMQDPPGRMNLSFPAVSAPFVSADPTQAMPVGIGPVATGGTTMKIEVSMGEFLGPMDIFVAYSVSTDPTNLYIMRADHSIQVVSFNDVLQALATGVLPPGVEPWKSDTIGPIDEVLYDSTPVSGLPVGTYSIYLMSAPTGSLANYYLWKTGFSVAGLDGGALYTQYCAGCHGSITASSKIGVTAAQIQGAINNIPAMGGLSGLSSAQQQAIADALAQQAPNAHPKDPPTAPTSTDGATLYSQVCSGCHGPLATSAKRGRTAAQIQGALNSVGAMSGISLTSVQIQAIATALGSTATPTPTPTPTSTPTPTPTPTATDGATLYAQNCQGCHGPLATSSKKGRTASQIQAAINSVSAMSGLKSLTSSQIQAIASALGSTPTPTPTPTPTPKPTPTPTPTPTPKPSPTPTPTPTPTPTAGATLYAQNCQGCHGPLATSSKKGRTASQIQAAINSVSAMSGLKGLTSSQIQAIATALQ; translated from the coding sequence ATGATGAAGAAAATGATGAAGAAGAAGTTTCTCAGCATTTCAGTGATAGTTGCAGCGTTTGTTGTAGGAATTATAGGGGGTGTCCCAAGGGCGAACGCTCTTGGGACTTATCTGACCGCCTTTAACACCAAATATAGCAAGAGTTGGGATTGCGGGGTCTGTCACCTCGCAGTAACCGGGGGCGGAGCCAGGAATTCTTACGGAACTGCCTTTGGGAATGTTTCGACACATTCCTCAGATCCAAGCGGAGCGATGGATACCATAGCGAATTCGGCGTCACCATGCACCGGCTACACATTCTTGCAGATGATCAATCAGAACCTTTACCCCGGCGGCCATGGCGGTACACTTGTGTGTCCGACTCCCTCACCTACACCAACTCCGACTCCTACACCTACCCCAACTCCAACACCTACACCCGCTGCGACCCCAACTCCTACTCCAACTCCAGATGCGGGTATGCTGGCACCGACCGGCCAAAATCAGTTTCCGTTTGCCGGGATAGTATCTCCCCTACCATCTGATGATCGTGCCGCATCTAGGCCTCTTGGCGTCGGTCCTATTGCCAATGGAGGTTCTACCGTTGAAGTGATGGCGGCACTCAATGCATCGTTGAGCTTTGTAGACATTTACGTAGCGTTCAGCGTCTCGACTGACCCGGGCAACCTCCATATCCTGAACCCCGACGGCAGCTTGCAGGTAGTCCCCTTCAGCGTGATCCTGCAGGCGATAGCAAACGGGACGCTTCCTCAAGGAGTCGGAGCGTGGATGTCTAACACCATGAATGCGATAAATGCGGTTCTTCTGGGCAGCACCTCGATATCACAGATACCGCCCGGAACATACACTATCTATCTTATGAGAACCCCTGCGGGAAGTCTCGCCAATTTCGATATCTATTCGACAGGTTTTACTTCACCTGATGGCTCAGCCCTTTACGCTCAGAACTGCGAGGTATGTCACGGACCTCTTGCGACCTCGGCAAAAAGGGGAAGGACTGCTGCCCAGATCCAGGCGGCCATTAATGGGGGGGTCGTTAGCATGAGTGGTCTCACCGGCCTCACTGCAGCGCAGATTCAGGCTATTGCCGACGCACTCAACCAACCGGGTTCGGCGTCACTATCTTCGCCTTCTCAACTTCCCATGCAAGACCCGCCGGGCAGGATGAACCTCTCCTTCCCTGCTGTGTCAGCTCCGTTTGTGAGTGCAGACCCGACTCAGGCGATGCCTGTCGGAATAGGGCCCGTGGCTACGGGGGGGACGACCATGAAGATAGAGGTAAGCATGGGCGAGTTCCTTGGTCCTATGGACATCTTTGTGGCGTATAGCGTATCAACGGATCCTACGAACCTCTATATCATGAGAGCAGACCACAGCATTCAGGTAGTCTCTTTCAACGATGTCTTGCAGGCCTTGGCAACCGGGGTCCTTCCGCCGGGTGTTGAGCCGTGGAAGAGCGATACCATCGGGCCGATAGACGAGGTTCTTTATGACAGCACGCCGGTGTCGGGACTCCCTGTCGGCACCTATAGTATCTATCTGATGTCGGCACCGACGGGCAGCCTGGCGAATTACTATCTCTGGAAGACCGGATTCAGCGTGGCAGGACTTGACGGCGGAGCACTCTATACTCAGTATTGTGCCGGGTGTCACGGTTCGATTACGGCTTCCTCAAAGATAGGTGTTACGGCAGCCCAGATCCAGGGAGCTATTAATAATATCCCTGCCATGGGCGGACTGAGCGGTCTTTCTTCCGCGCAGCAACAGGCCATCGCCGACGCGCTCGCTCAGCAGGCTCCAAACGCCCACCCGAAGGATCCGCCGACTGCTCCAACTTCAACTGATGGTGCCACGCTCTATTCCCAAGTTTGTTCTGGTTGCCATGGCCCGTTAGCTACCTCCGCGAAGAGGGGGAGAACTGCAGCCCAGATCCAGGGAGCACTGAATAGCGTCGGTGCCATGAGCGGCATCAGCCTCACATCAGTCCAGATACAGGCGATAGCAACTGCCCTTGGCTCTACGGCAACACCTACACCCACACCCACACCGACATCTACACCAACACCGACACCAACGCCGACTGCGACTGACGGAGCGACGCTTTACGCACAGAACTGTCAGGGCTGTCATGGCCCGCTGGCAACCTCTTCGAAGAAGGGGAGAACAGCCTCACAGATTCAGGCAGCTATTAATAGCGTGAGTGCGATGAGCGGTCTCAAGAGTCTCACCTCTTCTCAGATTCAGGCGATAGCTTCGGCACTGGGCTCTACTCCAACTCCTACTCCTACACCCACTCCTACACCTAAACCGACACCAACACCGACGCCCACGCCCACGCCTAAACCTTCACCAACACCGACGCCTACGCCGACGCCTACACCAACGGCAGGAGCGACGCTTTACGCACAGAACTGTCAAGGCTGTCATGGCCCGCTGGCAACCTCTTCGAAGAAGGGGAGAACAGCCTCACAGATTCAGGCAGCTATTAATAGCGTCAGTGCGATGAGCGGTCTCAAGGGTCTCACCTCTTCTCAGATTCAGGCGATAGCTACGGCACTACAGTAA
- a CDS encoding Nramp family divalent metal transporter, with the protein MSGFLKQRSGSGAIAILRYMGPGFVVTVGFIDPGNWASNLAAGSYFGYSLLWVVTLSTLMLIALQHNAAHLGIATGLCLSESATKYFGQWVSRLFLLTAVLASIATALAEILGAAIGLKMLLGLPLYAGSILSASFAGAMLFSKSYKRLEKWVIGFVSLIGISFVFELSLVKVGWNEALRGWFIPSLPSGSLPLAMSVLGAVVMPHNIFLHSEIIQSRQWNIEGEKVVRNRLRFEFLDTLLAMLAGWAINSAMILVSASVFHATGINVTELPGAQAALRPLLGNAAAVVFGLALVFAGLSSSITAAMAGGSIYAGIFGEPFDLSDNHSRAGVLLTLSGGLAVIFFLKDPFQGIIWSQIALSIQLPLTIAALIVLTSSSRVMGRFANPRSHKIFLWISAIIVSFLNVMLLIQMVSAGL; encoded by the coding sequence ATGAGCGGCTTTTTGAAGCAGCGTTCAGGATCGGGGGCGATCGCGATACTCAGGTATATGGGCCCAGGGTTTGTTGTGACCGTGGGCTTTATCGATCCCGGGAACTGGGCATCGAATCTGGCGGCGGGATCATATTTCGGATATTCCCTCCTCTGGGTGGTCACACTTTCCACACTCATGCTGATCGCACTCCAGCATAACGCTGCCCACCTCGGTATCGCCACGGGACTCTGCCTTTCAGAATCGGCCACAAAATATTTCGGACAATGGGTGAGCAGGCTCTTTCTCCTCACAGCGGTCCTTGCATCTATCGCTACTGCCCTGGCGGAGATCCTGGGGGCTGCAATTGGCCTGAAGATGCTCCTTGGACTGCCGCTTTACGCGGGTTCTATCCTTTCCGCCTCTTTTGCCGGAGCGATGCTCTTTTCGAAGAGTTACAAGAGACTCGAAAAATGGGTTATCGGCTTTGTCTCTCTCATCGGAATCTCTTTTGTCTTCGAACTGAGTCTCGTGAAGGTCGGATGGAACGAGGCGCTAAGGGGCTGGTTCATCCCTTCTCTCCCATCCGGCTCTCTCCCGCTTGCGATGAGCGTGCTCGGAGCCGTGGTCATGCCTCATAACATTTTTCTGCACTCCGAGATTATCCAGTCCAGGCAATGGAACATCGAGGGGGAGAAGGTCGTCAGGAACAGGCTGAGATTCGAATTCCTGGATACCCTTTTGGCGATGCTCGCGGGGTGGGCGATAAATAGCGCCATGATTCTTGTCAGCGCTTCGGTCTTTCATGCCACGGGAATCAACGTTACGGAGCTTCCCGGTGCACAGGCCGCCCTGAGACCTCTCCTTGGGAATGCAGCTGCCGTCGTCTTCGGCCTTGCCCTCGTCTTTGCCGGACTCTCCTCTTCAATTACCGCGGCGATGGCAGGGGGTAGTATCTATGCCGGGATCTTCGGGGAACCTTTTGACCTTTCCGACAATCATTCGCGTGCAGGAGTTCTCCTGACCCTCTCCGGTGGACTGGCGGTAATTTTTTTCCTCAAGGATCCCTTTCAGGGTATCATCTGGAGCCAGATCGCCTTGAGCATCCAGCTTCCCCTTACGATTGCGGCCCTCATCGTCCTGACCTCTTCTTCACGCGTCATGGGAAGGTTCGCAAACCCCCGCTCCCATAAGATCTTTCTCTGGATATCCGCGATCATCGTCTCCTTTCTAAACGTGATGCTCCTCATACAGATGGTCTCAGCAGGACTGTGA